The following proteins come from a genomic window of Flavobacterium eburneipallidum:
- the coaE gene encoding dephospho-CoA kinase (Dephospho-CoA kinase (CoaE) performs the final step in coenzyme A biosynthesis.): MTKIIGLTGGIGSGKTTIARLFMAAAVPVYIADDEARKLMQSEEIIQEIKAKFGTTIFENDVLNRQKLAEIVFNNPEKLKLLNGIIHPAVKKDFDVWVLNQKQASFVIYETAILFESGSYKNCDHIIAVTAPIETRIQRVMQRDNASREQIMTRINSQWTDEQRIAKSDFVIENDTVETTKLEVDKILKILNN; this comes from the coding sequence ATGACAAAAATAATCGGATTAACAGGAGGCATTGGGAGTGGAAAAACGACTATTGCCCGTCTTTTTATGGCAGCTGCTGTTCCAGTTTATATTGCTGATGATGAAGCAAGGAAACTCATGCAATCCGAAGAAATTATTCAAGAAATCAAAGCGAAATTTGGCACAACAATTTTTGAAAATGATGTTTTGAATAGACAAAAACTCGCCGAAATAGTCTTTAATAATCCCGAAAAATTAAAATTGCTTAACGGTATCATTCATCCTGCGGTTAAAAAGGATTTTGATGTTTGGGTTTTAAACCAAAAACAAGCTTCTTTCGTAATTTATGAAACAGCCATTTTGTTCGAAAGCGGAAGTTATAAAAATTGCGACCATATCATTGCCGTAACAGCACCTATAGAAACAAGGATTCAAAGAGTAATGCAACGAGATAATGCCTCTCGCGAGCAGATTATGACTAGAATCAATTCGCAATGGACCGATGAGCAACGCATTGCCAAAAGTGATTTTGTGATAGAAAATGATACTGTAGAAACCACTAAATTAGAAGTGGATAAGATTCTTAAAATTTTGAATAATTGA
- a CDS encoding glycosyltransferase: MLFSLIIPVYNRPDEVDELLESLSQQDYANNFEVVIIEDGSTLRCDNVVRKYAGKLHLAYCFKENSGPGDSRNYGMRRAKGNYFIIFDSDCIIPKNYLSEVAKALNENYVDCFGGPDKALDSFSDIQKAINFAMTSFLTTGGIRGGSEKIDKFQPRSFNMGLSRKAFEASNGFGNIHPGEDPDLSIRLWNLGFETRLFSKAFVYHKRRIDWEKFTIQVNKFGKARPILNSWYPQYNKLTFFFPSVFIIGFLFSIVLLIFNYDFLLKFYFLYFLALFLLSSFQNKSFKIGILSVKAVWKQFFGYGAGFLESYIKIIILNQKPQEAFPELFFKK; encoded by the coding sequence ATGTTATTTTCTCTAATCATTCCTGTTTATAATCGTCCAGATGAAGTGGATGAGCTATTAGAAAGTTTGTCGCAACAAGATTATGCCAATAATTTTGAAGTGGTGATAATCGAAGATGGATCTACTTTGCGCTGTGATAATGTGGTGCGTAAGTATGCAGGGAAATTACATTTGGCTTATTGTTTCAAAGAAAATTCAGGGCCTGGAGATTCTAGAAATTACGGAATGAGAAGAGCCAAGGGGAATTATTTTATTATTTTTGACTCTGATTGTATTATTCCAAAGAATTATTTAAGCGAAGTTGCAAAAGCTTTAAATGAAAATTACGTAGATTGTTTTGGTGGTCCAGACAAAGCTTTGGATAGTTTTTCAGATATTCAAAAAGCCATTAATTTTGCGATGACTTCTTTCTTGACTACTGGCGGAATTAGAGGTGGATCAGAGAAAATAGACAAGTTTCAACCACGAAGTTTTAATATGGGATTGTCCCGAAAAGCCTTTGAAGCTTCTAACGGTTTTGGAAATATTCATCCAGGAGAAGATCCAGATTTATCCATAAGATTATGGAATTTGGGCTTTGAAACCAGACTTTTTTCGAAAGCATTCGTTTATCACAAAAGAAGAATTGATTGGGAAAAATTTACTATTCAGGTTAATAAATTTGGCAAAGCCAGACCTATTTTGAATAGCTGGTATCCGCAATACAACAAGCTTACTTTCTTTTTTCCATCGGTTTTTATCATTGGGTTTCTATTTTCTATCGTTTTGTTAATTTTTAATTACGATTTTTTACTTAAATTTTACTTTTTGTATTTTTTGGCACTTTTTTTGTTGTCTTCTTTTCAGAACAAAAGTTTTAAAATTGGAATTTTGTCTGTTAAGGCGGTTTGGAAACAATTTTTTGGTTACGGAGCAGGTTTTTTAGAGTCTTATATCAAAATTATTATTCTGAATCAAAAACCGCAAGAGGCTTTTCCAGAGTTGTTTTTCAAAAAATAA
- a CDS encoding PQQ-dependent sugar dehydrogenase has translation MKNIIFLISLSGFFTVLSCSNDKKNPTPIAIITDPVETNTPNTAYSPAFSGQTRISGIKTKTSYESVVITTNLTNPWGIKSLPDGRLLITEKAGQMRIVTTTGIVSSPITGIPAVNSGGQGGLLGLCLDPDFTSNRMIYWVFAEATTGGNNTAVAKGKLSTDEKTIEGATVIYRAKPVNSSTLHYGGRILFDTTGNLVVSTGERSVIETRPLAQSVSSGLGKVIRITKDGQPASGNPTFSGVGTLPELFSIGHRNPQGLALHPVTGEIWLSEHGPRGGDEINRLLAGANYGWPTITYGIEYSGTKIGAGIQQQTGMEQPVYYWDPVVSPSGMTFYKGNRIAEWENNLFIGALSGMHIVRLAIENNKVVGEERLLASENQRFRDVTQGTDGALYAITDQGRLYKIDKK, from the coding sequence ATGAAAAATATAATCTTTCTTATTTCACTATCTGGTTTTTTTACGGTTTTAAGTTGTTCTAATGACAAAAAAAATCCGACTCCAATAGCTATAATTACAGATCCAGTTGAAACCAACACTCCAAATACCGCTTACAGTCCAGCATTTTCAGGACAAACTCGAATTAGCGGTATTAAGACAAAAACCAGTTATGAGTCAGTTGTAATTACTACTAACTTAACAAATCCTTGGGGAATAAAAAGTCTTCCTGATGGTAGGTTATTAATCACCGAAAAAGCAGGGCAAATGCGAATCGTTACTACAACTGGAATTGTGAGTAGTCCAATTACAGGAATTCCTGCAGTTAATTCAGGAGGTCAAGGAGGTTTGTTAGGCTTATGTCTAGATCCGGATTTTACGTCTAACCGTATGATATATTGGGTTTTCGCCGAAGCTACTACGGGAGGAAATAATACAGCAGTAGCTAAAGGAAAGCTTTCTACCGATGAAAAAACAATAGAGGGAGCAACTGTAATTTATAGAGCAAAACCAGTCAATTCCAGTACGCTACATTATGGTGGACGTATTCTTTTTGATACTACAGGTAATCTTGTGGTAAGTACAGGAGAGCGTTCTGTTATAGAAACTAGACCATTGGCTCAATCTGTTTCTTCGGGTCTTGGAAAAGTCATTCGAATAACCAAAGACGGACAACCTGCATCTGGAAATCCAACTTTTAGTGGAGTTGGCACATTGCCTGAATTGTTCAGTATTGGTCATAGAAACCCTCAAGGATTAGCACTTCATCCTGTTACTGGCGAAATATGGTTAAGCGAACATGGACCAAGAGGAGGTGATGAAATTAATCGTTTGCTAGCGGGAGCTAATTACGGATGGCCTACAATTACTTATGGTATAGAATATAGTGGTACCAAAATAGGAGCAGGAATTCAGCAACAAACAGGTATGGAACAACCCGTCTATTATTGGGATCCTGTAGTTTCGCCAAGTGGTATGACTTTTTATAAAGGAAACCGAATCGCCGAATGGGAAAACAACCTTTTTATAGGAGCTTTGAGTGGGATGCATATTGTTCGTTTGGCTATCGAAAATAATAAAGTCGTAGGAGAAGAAAGATTATTAGCATCCGAAAATCAACGATTTAGAGACGTAACTCAAGGAACTGACGGTGCTTTGTATGCTATAACAGATCAAGGAAGACTTTATAAAATAGATAAAAAATGA
- a CDS encoding sensor histidine kinase: MNKLFFRLLVLLMSLSLIGIILVQVYWFNSSFQNNDEQFKFHVKQVIGNVADKLQEQEAYSFYDKYNKYKDSTGKIPQKVDLLEFYYVQKNHETNTTTVYSSTIKSEDYNISSTFFDKKLDSVKFKSFNSKRTTEVYNNNKIDVSSNQQKLIPDVKIEKSGNLDVLDNAQFEIFFKDIASTMPLQERVTKEALQKLLKSELVEYGVNTPFEFGIYSNGLATKVKSDGFEYDKKSTYSIPVFTDNEGNHKYQLLVSFPQKKKFLLTDLMGITLLSIIFTLIIIIAYSSALNQLIRQRHISEIKSDFINNMTHEFKTPIATINLALDAIKNPKIIEDKEKVFKYLQMIKDENKRMHAQVENVLRISKLEKKELDIAKEPVDIQEIIDDAIEHVSLILEDREGSITKDFKAVRTTVLLNEVHFINVIVNILENAIKYTPNVPKIEILTENVKEFLIVKVKDNGIGMSKVAQKRIFEKFYREHTGDLHDVKGHGLGLAYVKKIIDDHNSQIYVESEKGKGSTFIIKIPLIN; this comes from the coding sequence ATGAATAAATTATTTTTTAGATTGTTGGTACTATTGATGAGTTTGTCCCTAATTGGGATCATACTGGTTCAGGTATATTGGTTTAATTCCTCGTTTCAAAACAATGACGAGCAATTCAAGTTTCATGTAAAACAAGTGATTGGAAATGTTGCTGATAAGTTGCAAGAACAAGAAGCTTACAGTTTTTATGATAAATACAATAAGTACAAAGATAGCACGGGTAAAATTCCTCAAAAGGTAGATTTGTTAGAGTTCTATTATGTTCAAAAAAATCATGAAACTAACACAACAACCGTTTATTCAAGTACCATAAAATCAGAAGATTATAATATATCTTCAACGTTCTTTGATAAAAAATTAGATAGTGTAAAGTTTAAAAGTTTCAATTCTAAACGCACTACCGAAGTTTATAACAACAATAAAATTGATGTTTCGTCCAATCAGCAAAAATTGATTCCCGATGTTAAGATTGAAAAATCTGGAAATTTAGATGTTTTAGACAATGCTCAATTTGAAATTTTCTTTAAAGACATTGCCTCTACAATGCCTTTGCAAGAAAGAGTTACTAAAGAAGCTTTGCAAAAATTGTTGAAATCAGAATTAGTAGAATATGGTGTAAACACACCTTTTGAATTTGGAATTTACAGCAACGGTTTGGCTACAAAAGTAAAATCGGATGGGTTTGAATATGATAAAAAAAGCACCTATTCCATTCCTGTTTTTACCGATAATGAAGGCAATCACAAATACCAATTATTAGTTTCATTTCCGCAAAAGAAGAAGTTTTTGCTAACCGATTTGATGGGAATTACGTTGTTGTCTATCATTTTTACGCTCATTATTATTATTGCTTATTCCAGTGCGTTGAACCAATTGATTCGTCAGCGTCATATATCTGAAATAAAATCGGATTTTATTAATAATATGACTCATGAGTTCAAAACACCAATTGCCACTATCAATTTAGCCTTGGATGCTATAAAAAATCCAAAAATTATTGAAGATAAAGAAAAGGTTTTCAAATATCTTCAAATGATTAAAGATGAAAATAAAAGAATGCACGCACAGGTGGAGAATGTGTTGAGAATATCTAAATTAGAGAAAAAAGAATTAGATATTGCTAAAGAACCTGTTGATATTCAGGAGATTATTGATGATGCAATTGAACACGTAAGTTTGATATTAGAAGATAGAGAAGGATCAATTACAAAGGATTTTAAAGCTGTTCGCACAACCGTTTTGCTCAACGAAGTTCATTTTATAAATGTAATTGTAAACATATTAGAGAACGCCATAAAGTACACACCTAATGTTCCTAAAATTGAAATTCTTACAGAAAATGTAAAAGAATTTTTGATTGTCAAAGTAAAAGATAATGGAATTGGGATGAGTAAAGTGGCTCAAAAAAGAATTTTCGAAAAGTTCTACAGAGAACACACCGGAGATTTACACGATGTAAAAGGTCATGGTTTAGGCCTA
- the fabV gene encoding enoyl-ACP reductase FabV translates to MIIEPRMRGFICLTAHPAGCEQNVENQIEYIKSKGKIEGAKKVLVIGASTGFGLASRITSAFGSDAATIGVFFEKPAAPGKTASPGWYNSAAFEKEAHNAGLYAKSINGDAFSNEIKRQTLDLIKADLGQVDLVIYSLASPVRTNPNTGVTHRSVLKPIGQTFTNKTVDFHTGNVSEVSIAPAVDEDIENTVAVMGGEDWAMWMEALKNENLLAPGATTVAYSYIGPSLTEAVYRKGTIGRAKDHLEATAFTITDSLKSVGGQAYVSVNKALVTQASSAIPVIPLYISLLYKIMKEEGIHEGCIEQIQRLYQDRLYTGSAVPVDEKGRIRIDDWEMREDVQAKVAQLWLEATTETLPAIGDLAGYKNDFNNLFGFGFEGVDYLADTDEMVTVSSIA, encoded by the coding sequence ATGATCATAGAACCAAGAATGAGAGGATTTATTTGCTTAACAGCGCACCCAGCGGGATGTGAGCAAAATGTTGAAAATCAAATTGAATATATCAAATCAAAAGGAAAAATAGAAGGTGCCAAAAAAGTATTAGTAATTGGTGCTTCAACGGGTTTTGGGTTGGCATCTAGAATTACAAGTGCTTTTGGATCGGATGCTGCAACTATTGGAGTATTTTTTGAAAAACCAGCTGCTCCAGGAAAAACGGCTTCTCCAGGCTGGTACAATTCAGCCGCTTTTGAAAAAGAAGCACACAATGCAGGATTGTATGCCAAAAGTATCAATGGAGATGCTTTTTCTAATGAAATAAAAAGACAAACTTTAGACTTAATAAAGGCTGATTTAGGTCAGGTAGATTTGGTGATTTACAGTTTGGCTTCTCCTGTACGTACTAATCCCAATACAGGTGTTACACATCGTTCGGTTTTGAAACCAATCGGTCAAACGTTTACGAATAAAACGGTTGACTTTCATACCGGAAATGTTTCTGAAGTTTCTATCGCTCCAGCTGTTGATGAGGATATTGAAAATACAGTTGCTGTAATGGGCGGTGAAGATTGGGCAATGTGGATGGAAGCTCTTAAAAATGAAAATTTATTAGCACCAGGAGCTACAACAGTGGCTTATTCTTATATCGGACCATCATTGACAGAAGCGGTTTATCGTAAAGGAACAATTGGTCGTGCCAAAGATCATTTGGAGGCAACAGCATTTACTATTACAGATAGTTTGAAATCAGTAGGAGGTCAGGCTTATGTTTCGGTAAATAAAGCATTGGTAACTCAAGCGAGTTCAGCTATTCCAGTTATTCCTTTGTATATTTCTTTGTTGTACAAAATTATGAAAGAAGAAGGAATTCACGAAGGTTGTATCGAGCAAATTCAACGTTTGTATCAAGATAGATTGTACACAGGTTCTGCAGTTCCTGTTGATGAAAAAGGAAGAATTAGAATTGACGATTGGGAAATGCGTGAGGATGTTCAGGCAAAAGTAGCTCAACTTTGGTTGGAAGCAACTACTGAAACTTTGCCAGCAATCGGTGATTTAGCAGGGTATAAAAATGATTTTAATAACCTGTTTGGCTTCGGCTTTGAAGGTGTAGATTATTTAGCAGATACAGATGAAATGGTTACTGTTTCTAGTATTGCTTAA
- the recN gene encoding DNA repair protein RecN has protein sequence MITTLSIKNYALIEKLTIDFSTGFSIITGETGAGKSIILGALGLVLGKRADLTSLKNKEEKCIIEAQFEISKYNLKDFFQDNDLDYEDETIIRREILPSGKSRAFINDSPVNLQELQDLSLFLIDIHSQQQTQELSDENVQFKIIDAIANNSEVITSFQKLLKEYKSDKTKLNALLKKQSEAGKQQEYNTFLLEELVAAKLKSGEQEELEADFEKLNNVEIIKESIDKSLAIANEEQFGVFHNLNEIKVALQKIASFSPEYQALFERITSITIDFDDVSKELQNCSEKLLNDPAQLELISQKLQLIYNLQKKHQVTSVDELLQIQTNLQNTVLELENIEEEIAVLSKAIEEKTQELDTISATIHQNRADAIPVLSNQLISILETLGMPNVRFKMELIPSETYFQNGKDELQFLFSANKGTDFGLLKKVASGGEMSRIMLAVKAILAQYSKLPTLIFDEIDTGVSGEIANRMGEIMKGMSNKMQIFAITHLPQIAAKGDSHFKVFKSTVDEDTQSELKLLSSEERVVEIAQMLSGTVISDSALNHAKALLN, from the coding sequence ATGATAACTACACTATCGATAAAAAACTATGCATTAATTGAAAAATTAACTATTGATTTTTCTACAGGTTTTTCGATTATAACGGGAGAAACTGGTGCTGGAAAATCAATAATATTGGGTGCTTTAGGATTGGTTTTAGGAAAAAGAGCCGATTTGACTTCGCTTAAAAACAAAGAAGAAAAATGTATAATCGAAGCCCAATTTGAAATCTCAAAATACAATTTAAAAGATTTTTTTCAGGACAATGATTTGGATTATGAAGACGAAACTATCATTAGACGTGAAATTTTACCTTCTGGAAAATCTCGTGCTTTTATCAATGATAGTCCTGTAAATCTTCAGGAATTGCAAGATTTGAGTTTGTTTTTAATTGATATTCATTCGCAACAGCAAACCCAAGAATTATCAGATGAAAATGTGCAATTTAAAATTATCGATGCCATTGCTAATAATTCCGAAGTGATAACTTCTTTTCAAAAGCTTTTAAAAGAATACAAATCAGATAAAACAAAACTGAATGCTTTGTTGAAAAAACAATCGGAAGCTGGTAAGCAACAAGAATACAATACTTTTTTACTAGAAGAATTAGTTGCTGCTAAATTAAAATCAGGAGAACAAGAAGAATTAGAAGCCGATTTTGAAAAGCTGAATAATGTTGAAATCATCAAAGAATCGATTGATAAATCTTTAGCAATAGCCAATGAAGAACAATTTGGCGTTTTTCATAATTTGAATGAAATCAAAGTAGCATTGCAAAAAATAGCATCTTTTTCACCAGAATATCAAGCTTTGTTCGAAAGAATTACAAGCATAACCATTGATTTTGATGATGTTTCAAAAGAATTACAAAATTGTTCCGAGAAGTTATTAAACGATCCAGCTCAATTAGAATTAATCAGTCAAAAACTGCAATTAATTTATAATTTACAAAAGAAACATCAAGTTACTTCGGTTGATGAATTATTGCAAATTCAAACAAATCTCCAAAATACGGTTTTAGAACTTGAAAATATAGAAGAAGAAATTGCTGTTTTGTCTAAAGCAATTGAAGAAAAAACACAGGAATTGGATACTATTTCGGCTACTATTCATCAAAATAGAGCTGATGCTATTCCTGTTTTATCCAATCAATTGATTTCGATTTTAGAAACTTTAGGGATGCCTAATGTTCGTTTTAAAATGGAATTAATTCCATCTGAAACCTATTTCCAAAATGGAAAAGACGAATTGCAATTTTTATTTTCTGCCAATAAAGGAACTGATTTTGGCTTGTTGAAAAAAGTAGCTTCAGGAGGAGAAATGTCCAGAATTATGTTGGCTGTAAAAGCTATTTTAGCACAATATTCGAAATTGCCAACTTTAATTTTTGATGAAATTGACACAGGAGTTTCTGGAGAGATTGCTAATAGAATGGGAGAGATTATGAAAGGAATGAGTAACAAAATGCAAATTTTTGCCATCACGCACTTACCTCAAATTGCAGCCAAAGGCGATTCGCATTTCAAAGTATTCAAATCGACAGTAGATGAAGATACCCAATCGGAATTGAAACTTTTATCTTCAGAGGAAAGAGTGGTTGAGATAGCCCAAATGCTCTCAGGAACCGTGATTTCTGATTCAGCATTAAACCATGCAAAAGCCTTGCTGAACTAA